Sequence from the Phosphitispora fastidiosa genome:
GGCAGGTTCAGGGTTAGGGATGTCATAGGCAGGGCTGTTATAATTCATCAAAATCCCGATGATTATCGGACCCAGCCGGCCGGTGATGCCGGGAAGCGGCTGGCATGCGGGGTGATTGGGTCTGTTTGAAAGCAAGGAAGAGGCAGATGATTCCTCTGGGAATATCTGCCTCTTCGAAGTTTTTTGCCAGATTATTAATTATTTAAGCCAGGCGTCAACCTTATCGGAATTGTTCTCTACCCATTCTTTGGCCGCATCTGCCGGTTCCATACCGCTTTGGACTTTAACCATGACTGCCGCCATATCGGCAGGTTCCCAGCTAAACTTGTCGAGGAAGTTATATACTTCCGGCATATCGTCTTTCAGGCCCTGGCGGACCAGGGTGTGGATTTCTTCTTCACCGCCATAGATTCCTTTGGGGTCATCGAGATACTTGAGCTCCCATTTGGCAAATTTCCAATGCGGAGTCCAGCCGGTGACTGCAATCCATTCCTCTGCATTAACGGCTTTCTCCAGTGAAGCTGCCATTGCCGCACTGCTGCTGTCCTGGAGCTTCAGGTCAAGGCCGTAATCAGTAATGGCTTGCTCTGTAGCCTGCATGATCCCTGCTCCGGGCTCAATACCGACGATGCGTTCCTCGAACTTATCTTTTGCTCCATTCAGTTCTTCAATAGAATTAATTGTCACATATTCAGGAACTACCAGGCCAATTTTAGCTCCCGTGAGATTGGCACCCAGGTCTTCTACCTTATCGCCTACTTCTTCCATAAAGGCTTTGTGGGTCCCTGGCAGCCAAGCTGCAACCATACCGTCGAAACTGCCTTCTGCGACTCCCTGGAACATGA
This genomic interval carries:
- a CDS encoding glycine betaine ABC transporter substrate-binding protein; this translates as MSRKFRILTAVLSILLLVSLAGCTGNGENAPGEQNTKPESKGQVELGYVEWDSEIASTHVVQAILEDKLGYETKITPVDAGVMFQGVAEGSFDGMVAAWLPGTHKAFMEEVGDKVEDLGANLTGAKIGLVVPEYVTINSIEELNGAKDKFEERIVGIEPGAGIMQATEQAITDYGLDLKLQDSSSAAMAASLEKAVNAEEWIAVTGWTPHWKFAKWELKYLDDPKGIYGGEEEIHTLVRQGLKDDMPEVYNFLDKFSWEPADMAAVMVKVQSGMEPADAAKEWVENNSDKVDAWLK